The Syntrophotalea acetylenivorans genome contains the following window.
ATAAATAGGATAGCGAAAAAAAAGCGTTTTGCAGGAACAAAACAATTATCAACCTTTGCGGGAGCCATAATGCGTTCCTTCAGCAGATATCTCCAGATACAACAAAACCCCCTGGTCTGTTTAGACTAGAGGGTTCTGAGAAAATGAAAGGTGATTTTGACCCTTAAAAAGGGTTAGCCTGACGCGTACCCCATATTTGTAAACATACCCAAACAAGCTCCGATCAACGGCCGACCATAATACCCAGGGCCTCGGCGGTATGTACCAGACTCCCCTGCGGGTTGACCAGATTCAGCGATTCAACAGCCATATCGATCTCGGCAACAACCACCTCACGCCCACTCAGGGCCACCATCATGCCAAAATAGCCCTTTTCGATGAGCTCTACCGCTTTAACGCCGAACCGGGAGCCAAGGATGCGGTCAAAGGACGAAGGCGTACCGCCCCGCTGCAGGTGACCGAGAACCACCGTCCGAGTTTCGATCCCTTGCCTGGCTTGAATCGCATTAGCGACCTGCTGACCGATGCCGCCCAAACGTTCCATGCCACAATTCTGGTCAGCAGATATTTGCACAACCTTATGGCCTCCGATCGGAACGGCGCCTTCGGCTACCACCACGATATGAAAGCGGCGCCCATTTTCCCGGCGCTTACCGATATGGTCACAAACATGATCGATGTGAAAAGGGATTTCGGGCAACAGAATAACATCCGCAGAACCGGCGATCCCTGATTCCAGGGCAATCCAACCTGCATCTCTTCCCATTACCTCAACGACAATGGCCCGGTGATGACTTTCCGCAGTGGTATGCAGGCGATCCAGAGCTTCTGTCACTATTCCGACCGCCGTATTGTAACCAAAGGTGACGTCGGTGCCGCACAAATCATTATCGATGGTCTTAGGCACACCAACAACAGGAACTCCCATGTCATTGAGTCGGCGGGCTATTTTGAGAGTACCGTCACCACCAACGACAACCAGAGCGTCGGCACCAGTTTTCCTGAAGTTGTCGACGACCCGTTGGGAAACATCGAGCAATTCGGTAGTCCCCTTCTGTTGAACCGGATAGCGAAAGGGGTTGCCGCGATTGCTGGTGCCGAGAATGGTGCCGCCGCGCTGCAGAATTCCCCGTACCGAGGCTAAATCAAGGGGAACAGTTTGGGGACCGTCAATCAGACCGTCAAACCCGTTCAGGATACCGACGACCTGCCAACCCCGCTTAAGAATAGCAGCTCTGACCACCCCTCGAATAACGGCATTCAAACCAGGACA
Protein-coding sequences here:
- a CDS encoding 6-phosphofructokinase; amino-acid sequence: MIKSIAILTGGGDCPGLNAVIRGVVRAAILKRGWQVVGILNGFDGLIDGPQTVPLDLASVRGILQRGGTILGTSNRGNPFRYPVQQKGTTELLDVSQRVVDNFRKTGADALVVVGGDGTLKIARRLNDMGVPVVGVPKTIDNDLCGTDVTFGYNTAVGIVTEALDRLHTTAESHHRAIVVEVMGRDAGWIALESGIAGSADVILLPEIPFHIDHVCDHIGKRRENGRRFHIVVVAEGAVPIGGHKVVQISADQNCGMERLGGIGQQVANAIQARQGIETRTVVLGHLQRGGTPSSFDRILGSRFGVKAVELIEKGYFGMMVALSGREVVVAEIDMAVESLNLVNPQGSLVHTAEALGIMVGR